Proteins co-encoded in one Pseudomonas beijingensis genomic window:
- a CDS encoding SLATT domain-containing protein produces MAPTSPASMTTALEGQLRELYGRAAYTHKTHQKMADAYVARYKSIKLIEIVLSAATTTSLLVAIFGESKGATAVGAVLSTIVAGCALYFKEASLGEQAQLHTEVGAKLWGVREALLSLLVDLQDGRPVEEVRRERDRLNAALEDIYRAAPRTNGKSYAAAQKALKDAEELFFSDEELNRMLPKQLRKNAGTTP; encoded by the coding sequence ATGGCACCGACTTCCCCAGCTAGTATGACCACCGCGCTCGAAGGCCAACTACGCGAGCTGTATGGCCGCGCCGCGTATACGCACAAGACCCACCAGAAGATGGCCGACGCCTATGTCGCCCGGTACAAGAGCATCAAACTCATCGAAATCGTGCTTTCAGCGGCAACTACCACCAGCTTGCTGGTAGCCATTTTTGGCGAGAGCAAAGGAGCGACGGCGGTCGGGGCAGTCCTATCGACCATCGTGGCTGGTTGCGCTCTGTACTTCAAAGAGGCATCCCTTGGCGAGCAAGCGCAGCTGCACACTGAGGTCGGTGCGAAACTGTGGGGTGTACGAGAAGCTCTTCTCAGCCTACTGGTGGACCTGCAAGACGGTCGACCCGTGGAAGAGGTGCGCCGAGAACGCGACCGCCTAAACGCTGCTTTGGAGGACATCTACAGAGCGGCGCCGAGGACCAATGGCAAGAGCTATGCTGCCGCGCAGAAGGCCCTCAAAGATGCGGAAGAGCTTTTCTTTAGCGACGAGGAACTGAATAGGATGCTACCGAAACAACTGCGTAAAAACGCTGGCACTACGCCGTAG
- a CDS encoding SMODS domain-containing nucleotidyltransferase: MGVGDWFQTFCGNIRIGTEKRSSIGYRTSRIVGQLNADLRSLDSKTRYRFYVGSYGRSTAIPSVSDVDLLYELPSELYARFNGHAGNGQSALLAHVRASIMKTYSITEIGGDGQVVVLRFNDGVKFEVLPAFLNTGGGYTFADTNNGGSWRACKPKQELTAFSTRNSSCNGNLVALARMARAWRDQNNVSLSGMLIDTLAYQFIDGWAYKDKSYVYYDWMTRDFFAFLANQDANKTYWTAPGSGSWVYGSGFRYKARQAELRTKQAIDNQQHNYDYTAKQLYRGIYGTDFPS, encoded by the coding sequence ATGGGTGTTGGTGACTGGTTTCAAACATTCTGTGGAAACATCCGCATTGGCACGGAAAAACGAAGCTCCATCGGCTATCGCACGAGCCGTATAGTTGGCCAGCTGAACGCTGATCTACGTAGCCTCGACTCGAAGACGAGGTACCGGTTCTATGTCGGCTCATATGGACGCTCAACAGCCATCCCGAGCGTGAGCGACGTGGACTTGCTCTACGAGCTTCCCAGCGAGCTGTATGCCCGTTTCAATGGCCATGCAGGCAACGGTCAGTCGGCATTATTGGCACACGTGCGTGCCTCCATCATGAAAACCTACTCCATCACCGAAATCGGCGGAGACGGACAAGTCGTTGTCCTCCGGTTTAATGATGGGGTGAAGTTCGAGGTGCTGCCAGCGTTCTTGAACACCGGGGGCGGCTACACGTTCGCGGACACAAACAACGGAGGTTCTTGGCGCGCTTGCAAGCCAAAGCAGGAGTTGACGGCCTTCAGCACGCGGAATTCTTCGTGCAACGGCAACTTGGTTGCTCTGGCGCGCATGGCGCGGGCATGGCGTGATCAGAACAACGTCTCCCTGAGCGGCATGCTCATCGACACCTTGGCATATCAGTTTATCGACGGCTGGGCGTACAAGGACAAGTCCTACGTTTACTACGACTGGATGACCAGGGACTTTTTCGCCTTCCTTGCCAATCAAGATGCTAATAAGACGTATTGGACGGCGCCGGGCAGCGGCTCGTGGGTCTACGGCAGTGGCTTCCGGTACAAAGCCCGGCAGGCCGAGCTGCGCACGAAGCAAGCCATCGACAACCAGCAGCACAACTATGACTACACTGCCAAACAACTTTACAGGGGCATCTATGGCACCGACTTCCCCAGCTAG
- a CDS encoding SLATT domain-containing protein → MDQQIALRMIAEKAYDVGYTAKLHFSTYDIVEKAPGWIGMISLIIGVLSLYIDVLAAKHVSAVITVVGICSLYITYYSETKGQYFQAGTTLTELFDRLKLLHAQCRSATGFTSAHQHELDLITDAFRKACLTKHILFSGWLAHKKFFWDQQVGWIDEFRKFSLLRDKIPFSFYAVIAAFLIALIAMLCINSNPDFVVTLQRICTHE, encoded by the coding sequence ATGGATCAACAGATAGCGCTGCGAATGATCGCAGAAAAGGCGTACGACGTCGGGTACACCGCCAAGCTTCACTTCTCCACCTATGACATCGTAGAGAAAGCGCCAGGGTGGATCGGCATGATCTCACTGATTATCGGTGTCCTCTCCCTCTACATCGACGTTCTGGCGGCCAAACACGTCTCGGCAGTTATTACGGTGGTCGGGATTTGCAGCCTGTACATCACGTATTACTCAGAAACGAAGGGGCAGTATTTTCAGGCTGGTACCACGCTGACCGAGCTATTTGATCGGTTGAAGTTGCTGCATGCTCAATGCAGGTCTGCAACTGGGTTCACGTCTGCGCATCAACATGAGCTAGATCTCATTACAGATGCATTCAGAAAGGCGTGTCTGACCAAGCACATCCTGTTCTCTGGATGGCTTGCGCACAAAAAATTTTTCTGGGATCAACAAGTCGGGTGGATCGATGAGTTCAGGAAATTTTCTCTACTCAGGGACAAAATCCCATTCTCATTCTACGCAGTGATCGCCGCATTCTTGATAGCCCTAATCGCGATGCTTTGTATCAACTCAAACCCCGATTTTGTCGTAACCCTGCAAAGGATTTGCACCCATGAGTAA
- a CDS encoding SMODS domain-containing nucleotidyltransferase yields MSKELFEEFRKNLAVKNADEISKSYRQITEKLNGKYYDSESTTLHCRQVGSYGRHTAVHGVSDLDMAFVLPWSVYNRFQKYENNGQSSLLGEIRLALKERFPNHTVRAQQQVVSVDFTDYVVEVLPVFEHDDGSYTYPDANDGGTWESCDPVAEIDEINRLNQDKNYNLKRLCKMVRAWKNDHGVPMKGMLIDTLCYQFLKSTTDYDEETYSAYGEMSRDFFAYLVDIDEDKEQWRAPGSGSIVSKSGRFHPKAKKALRRLQEALDDSDVAHERWSTVFGEHFPEYVEQEKQQAITEGRVKNTEQFIGQKFNLDIQYSLRIDCSVKDEGDRLRNLMSRIMTYRIPKERELTFWVAETDVPAPYKIYWKVKNVGPEAIVRNMIRGDIRMDSGSHQITERSSFQGDHYVECFAVKENVCVARSRIVVPI; encoded by the coding sequence ATGAGTAAAGAGCTTTTCGAAGAGTTTCGAAAGAACTTGGCGGTCAAGAATGCCGATGAGATCTCCAAGAGTTATCGTCAAATCACGGAGAAGCTCAACGGCAAATACTACGACAGTGAATCCACTACCTTGCACTGCCGCCAAGTGGGCTCGTACGGACGCCACACGGCTGTGCATGGCGTGAGTGACCTGGACATGGCCTTCGTGTTGCCATGGTCAGTGTATAACCGGTTTCAGAAATACGAGAACAACGGGCAATCGTCGCTGCTTGGCGAGATCCGGTTGGCACTCAAGGAACGGTTTCCTAACCATACTGTGCGGGCTCAGCAGCAGGTAGTGTCGGTCGATTTTACGGATTATGTGGTCGAGGTCTTACCCGTTTTCGAACACGATGACGGGAGCTACACCTACCCGGATGCCAACGACGGCGGCACCTGGGAGTCCTGCGACCCGGTCGCAGAAATTGATGAGATCAATCGTCTTAACCAGGACAAAAACTACAATCTCAAGCGGCTCTGCAAAATGGTACGTGCGTGGAAAAATGATCACGGCGTGCCCATGAAAGGGATGCTCATTGACACTCTGTGTTACCAGTTTCTGAAAAGCACAACCGACTACGACGAGGAGACCTATTCAGCCTATGGAGAGATGTCCCGAGACTTTTTTGCGTATCTGGTGGACATCGATGAGGACAAAGAGCAGTGGCGAGCGCCGGGTAGCGGTTCGATCGTAAGCAAATCTGGCCGATTCCATCCTAAAGCCAAAAAAGCTCTACGGCGATTGCAGGAGGCCTTGGACGATTCCGATGTTGCCCATGAGCGGTGGAGTACGGTCTTCGGTGAGCATTTCCCTGAGTACGTTGAGCAAGAGAAACAGCAAGCGATCACCGAGGGACGGGTCAAAAACACTGAACAGTTCATCGGCCAAAAATTCAACCTCGACATCCAATACAGCCTGCGCATCGACTGTAGCGTCAAGGATGAGGGCGACCGGCTTCGTAATCTCATGTCTAGGATCATGACCTATAGAATTCCGAAGGAGCGAGAGCTGACCTTTTGGGTAGCTGAAACGGACGTTCCTGCTCCATATAAGATCTACTGGAAGGTGAAAAATGTAGGCCCCGAAGCGATCGTACGAAATATGATTAGGGGGGATATCAGGATGGACAGCGGGTCGCATCAGATCACCGAGCGATCGAGCTTTCAAGGCGATCATTATGTGGAATGCTTTGCGGTCAAAGAAAACGTCTGCGTCGCTCGTAGTCGAATTGTCGTCCCGATTTGA
- a CDS encoding DUF4238 domain-containing protein codes for MELNIASNKNQHFVPRCYLKPFTIKGEGAAINVYNLDRQRLITNAPVKNQCSRDYFYGQDDKLEKAIQSLEQGYGSIINEITQPGCKFQSHHQYILQVFWLFQYLRTEGACKRAAEMYADMFEPVGLDSDFSMSIKDAVQTAMGAFADNMDVVSDLKICLLKNATNVPFLASDDPAVLTNRWQLEDKRTRGGSLGLRDAGAILLLPLSPTIFCLGYDPDVYRVPSDSSWLTIRKTTDVEALNEFQVLNCRANLFVGSLDYADGLHRFVNNFIHHRPAARHTVNFAIFEGEETQEHKKYRVVSKSDFKNARDGIMHAQTISQTPSQWPSFLLRRNKSCAYYNGTGIGYLPADACSGDRNRSTFF; via the coding sequence ATGGAGTTGAACATTGCATCTAATAAAAATCAGCATTTTGTTCCGCGTTGTTATCTTAAGCCGTTCACGATCAAAGGTGAAGGTGCTGCTATCAATGTTTACAATCTTGATAGGCAGAGGCTCATAACTAATGCGCCGGTAAAAAATCAGTGCTCTCGCGACTATTTTTATGGGCAAGACGATAAGCTTGAGAAGGCTATCCAGTCGCTGGAACAAGGGTACGGCTCGATTATAAATGAGATCACTCAGCCTGGCTGTAAATTCCAGTCGCACCATCAGTATATTCTTCAAGTTTTTTGGCTGTTTCAATATCTGCGAACCGAAGGTGCATGCAAGCGAGCGGCAGAGATGTATGCCGATATGTTCGAGCCTGTTGGTCTCGACAGCGACTTTTCCATGAGTATAAAAGATGCAGTACAGACGGCAATGGGCGCCTTTGCTGATAACATGGACGTTGTGTCTGACCTCAAAATCTGTCTGCTTAAGAATGCTACCAACGTGCCGTTCCTTGCCTCTGACGATCCCGCAGTCTTAACTAATCGGTGGCAGCTGGAGGACAAGCGAACTCGTGGTGGCTCTCTCGGCCTCAGGGATGCCGGGGCGATATTACTACTCCCATTATCTCCAACGATATTTTGTCTAGGCTATGATCCGGATGTCTATAGGGTTCCGAGTGACAGCAGTTGGTTAACAATACGTAAAACCACTGATGTCGAGGCGCTCAATGAATTTCAAGTCTTAAATTGTCGCGCCAATCTTTTTGTCGGCAGCCTGGATTATGCTGATGGACTACACCGCTTTGTTAATAATTTCATTCATCACAGGCCAGCAGCAAGGCATACCGTCAACTTTGCGATTTTTGAAGGAGAGGAGACGCAAGAGCATAAAAAATATCGAGTGGTATCCAAGTCAGATTTTAAAAACGCCCGTGATGGCATCATGCATGCTCAAACGATATCTCAAACCCCGTCGCAATGGCCTAGTTTCCTGCTCCGCCGGAATAAAAGCTGTGCTTACTACAATGGCACCGGAATAGGATACCTCCCGGCAGATGCATGCAGCGGTGATAGAAACCGCTCAACCTTTTTTTAA
- the mobH gene encoding MobH family relaxase → MFSLFHRKLRRALGPTAAASPTSPAGLTTPQSAKSLLATPHKQKLLEQIWQCTAVSRPQFDKLYLDPIRRYAELVQFLPASESQHHTYSGGMLDHGLEVITYALKMRPSRLLPSGAQPEVQIAQAEAWNAALAYASLGENLGKIAIDVQVEYSDGCAWHPWHGPLTRPYRFRYRKDREHRLRGAASCLMIQQLLSREILDWLSAFPELWASLIFHWSGHSEHTGELGALITQADQASVAKAMGSGPINAMSVAKHALRHKLLDSLRYLLASELKLNQPEASDGWLTREALWLVSKNVSDKLHHHLLSQGVDGVPEQEIAVLDVLLEYGIALPTADGEAIWKVTVTSERGWLQNFTVLKLLPALIWNGRARPVAFTGKVTVDLLEGPSAATFTSDAPAQATTAAETNKPATITIQSDPSLPDTVSPDSLDSLRNRFGEPSKWPEDSESAPITECAPSAEEPSVPDKYVKPSGEHFMEWLIKGVRTQEIIMNDDQALVHSVEDTLFLVTPGIFQRYAKAFPHFACISKRQGQSDWEWVQRRFGKMKLHRIQANGRCIWTCELSGARRTRFLHGYFLKKHYGLISDSSPNNPNLKLVTPGSEKPHTTLGNTR, encoded by the coding sequence ATGTTCTCGCTGTTCCATCGCAAGCTTCGGCGTGCACTCGGCCCTACCGCTGCAGCCAGCCCAACATCACCCGCCGGTCTGACCACACCCCAATCTGCAAAATCACTCTTGGCCACTCCCCACAAACAAAAATTGCTGGAGCAGATCTGGCAGTGCACCGCCGTATCCCGCCCTCAATTCGATAAACTTTATCTCGACCCAATTAGACGATACGCCGAACTGGTCCAATTTCTGCCGGCCTCCGAAAGCCAGCACCATACATATTCCGGTGGGATGCTGGACCATGGCCTGGAAGTAATTACGTACGCTCTCAAAATGCGCCCATCACGCTTACTGCCCTCAGGAGCGCAACCAGAAGTTCAGATAGCTCAAGCAGAAGCGTGGAATGCCGCACTGGCATACGCCAGCCTGGGGGAAAACCTTGGCAAGATTGCGATTGATGTCCAGGTTGAATATTCGGATGGCTGCGCCTGGCACCCATGGCACGGACCGCTGACTCGACCTTACCGATTTCGATACCGAAAAGACCGCGAGCATCGACTGCGCGGGGCCGCATCCTGCCTGATGATCCAGCAGCTATTAAGCAGGGAAATCCTAGACTGGCTTTCCGCCTTCCCTGAACTGTGGGCCTCTCTAATATTCCACTGGTCTGGCCATAGCGAACATACTGGCGAACTCGGCGCCCTCATTACTCAAGCCGATCAAGCTTCCGTAGCCAAAGCTATGGGAAGTGGCCCAATTAACGCGATGTCTGTCGCAAAACATGCACTGCGACACAAACTCCTCGACAGCCTTCGCTACCTACTCGCCTCAGAGCTAAAGCTCAACCAGCCCGAAGCCTCGGATGGCTGGCTCACGCGAGAGGCTCTATGGCTGGTCAGCAAAAACGTATCAGACAAGCTTCATCACCACCTCCTCTCTCAGGGTGTTGATGGAGTGCCAGAACAAGAGATCGCTGTACTCGATGTACTGCTGGAGTACGGTATTGCCCTGCCCACGGCCGATGGGGAAGCCATCTGGAAAGTGACTGTCACGAGCGAGAGGGGTTGGTTGCAAAACTTCACTGTCCTGAAACTATTACCGGCATTGATCTGGAACGGTAGAGCGCGTCCAGTTGCTTTCACGGGCAAGGTGACAGTTGATCTACTTGAGGGCCCGTCTGCGGCAACGTTTACCAGCGATGCCCCCGCGCAGGCGACCACTGCAGCTGAGACCAATAAGCCAGCGACCATAACCATACAATCAGATCCATCACTGCCAGATACAGTATCACCCGACTCTCTCGACTCATTGAGGAATCGATTCGGCGAGCCTTCCAAGTGGCCTGAAGACTCCGAGTCCGCACCTATCACCGAATGTGCACCTTCAGCAGAAGAACCGTCCGTACCAGACAAGTATGTGAAGCCAAGCGGCGAACACTTCATGGAGTGGCTGATCAAAGGCGTGCGCACTCAGGAGATCATCATGAATGACGATCAAGCGCTGGTGCACTCCGTCGAAGACACACTCTTCTTGGTCACTCCTGGAATCTTCCAACGCTACGCGAAAGCATTTCCCCATTTCGCCTGCATCTCGAAAAGACAGGGCCAGTCTGACTGGGAATGGGTTCAAAGGCGCTTTGGGAAAATGAAACTGCACCGTATACAAGCGAACGGTCGCTGCATCTGGACATGTGAGCTCAGCGGCGCGCGCAGAACACGTTTCTTGCACGGCTATTTCTTGAAAAAGCACTATGGCTTGATAAGCGATTCGTCCCCCAACAACCCGAATCTGAAGTTGGTGACGCCAGGCAGTGAGAAGCCTCACACAACATTAGGAAACACTCGATAA
- a CDS encoding integrase domain-containing protein, producing MDDLTYTLRQLCRRNRDGSHNTQADRIRSLGLIARQLRESGFRQMKAPSLKGKHVLALLDRWQGEGLSPGTIKNRLAHLRWWAEKIGKAGILPADNTQLGVADRRFVTYVNKAQELGTGLGKITDAHVHMSLQLQSAFGLRREEAIKFQPKYADQGDHILLKGSWTKGGRDRSVPVTTSLQREVLNAAHRLAGTGSLIPAQKTYIQQRNTYDGQCKAAGLSHMHGLRHHYAQSRYVALTGRKAPAAGGISSRKLSPMQRSQDRVARQIISRELGHERTQITATYLGR from the coding sequence ATGGACGATTTGACCTACACCCTGCGACAACTTTGCCGACGCAATCGCGATGGCAGTCACAACACTCAGGCCGACCGTATCCGCTCATTGGGGCTGATCGCTCGCCAACTGCGCGAGTCTGGTTTCCGGCAGATGAAAGCGCCCTCGCTCAAAGGCAAACACGTACTGGCACTGCTGGATCGCTGGCAAGGCGAAGGCCTGTCACCTGGCACCATCAAAAATCGGCTTGCGCACCTTCGATGGTGGGCTGAAAAAATCGGCAAGGCTGGCATTCTCCCCGCGGACAACACGCAACTGGGAGTGGCCGACCGGCGCTTCGTCACTTACGTCAACAAAGCCCAGGAACTGGGAACAGGCCTTGGCAAGATCACCGACGCTCATGTGCACATGAGCCTCCAGCTTCAGTCGGCGTTTGGACTACGCCGTGAGGAAGCGATCAAGTTTCAGCCCAAGTATGCGGATCAAGGAGATCACATTCTCCTCAAGGGATCATGGACGAAGGGTGGACGTGATCGCTCTGTGCCAGTCACAACTTCGCTACAGCGCGAGGTATTGAACGCGGCGCATCGTCTAGCGGGAACCGGCTCATTAATCCCGGCTCAGAAAACGTATATCCAGCAGAGAAACACTTACGACGGTCAGTGCAAGGCAGCAGGCCTGAGCCACATGCATGGGCTACGTCATCATTATGCACAAAGCCGTTACGTAGCTTTGACAGGGCGGAAGGCACCGGCGGCAGGAGGAATCTCTTCCAGGAAATTGAGCCCAATGCAGCGCTCTCAAGACCGTGTTGCTCGACAAATTATCAGCCGTGAACTTGGGCATGAGAGAACACAAATTACTGCGACATACCTTGGACGATAA
- a CDS encoding HEPN domain-containing protein, producing the protein MQLGRTFPPTDTFFDGWTPKSPATDHSRFSFNAGYEFRYILLTEEYGTQEGAKFSSTLKIRMFITVLFACASEISKYRYHKSIAQPFTRCLQFPHKTTPDHSITLSDCGALSPFYASEITINAEITRKTADWYKSSLSRCPEEHKQRIKKSANFFNRAMNSEDIESYINYFIALDALFGQRGSVEASIIAGIKTLGLDEKSEEKTSWLFDLRNELVHGGSRYIAEWPKYQRYIKHFGSKPLDDLKELAQKSLLRTPSILATSEAN; encoded by the coding sequence ATGCAGCTTGGCAGAACTTTTCCACCAACGGATACATTTTTTGACGGCTGGACACCAAAATCCCCAGCTACGGATCACAGTAGATTCTCTTTCAACGCTGGCTATGAGTTCAGGTATATTTTACTCACTGAAGAGTATGGAACTCAGGAAGGTGCAAAATTCTCAAGCACTTTAAAAATCAGAATGTTCATAACTGTACTTTTCGCTTGCGCCTCAGAAATCTCCAAGTATCGTTATCACAAATCAATAGCTCAACCATTTACACGTTGCTTGCAATTTCCTCACAAAACCACTCCCGACCATTCTATAACACTTAGTGATTGTGGTGCTCTCTCTCCATTTTACGCATCGGAAATTACAATAAACGCCGAAATCACTAGAAAAACAGCAGATTGGTACAAATCATCACTCAGCAGATGCCCTGAAGAACATAAGCAGCGCATAAAAAAATCTGCAAACTTCTTCAATCGCGCCATGAACTCCGAAGATATAGAATCATACATTAATTATTTTATTGCGCTTGATGCATTATTTGGGCAACGCGGGTCTGTCGAGGCATCTATCATCGCCGGCATAAAAACTCTCGGACTGGATGAAAAGTCCGAAGAAAAAACATCATGGCTTTTTGACCTAAGAAATGAGCTTGTTCACGGAGGGAGTCGTTACATTGCTGAGTGGCCAAAATATCAGAGATATATAAAGCATTTCGGGAGCAAGCCGCTAGACGACTTAAAAGAACTTGCTCAGAAATCTTTATTAAGAACCCCTTCAATACTAGCGACTTCAGAGGCTAATTAA
- a CDS encoding nuclease-related domain-containing protein, producing MARFFPTLDHAELRSKGEFTLFQELAALDDEFVVIHSLPWLRGRTKRVYSQELQEYLRVSLERKHLSGEVDFVILHAELGMLCIETKSGLYQPSGVRFIHERDRYEIDPLTQVKDNTFVLVEMLKSWQMKCPVGYAVHFPDFDLESSQIASAYVPLDRQLPDGILILQKHRRVMPSRILQLMAHWKSALNYMAAKTTSAMKSINSSTLSGRGKCGKGLLVVRLLRTASYGFN from the coding sequence ATGGCCAGATTCTTTCCAACACTCGATCATGCAGAACTCCGCAGCAAAGGTGAGTTCACGCTCTTTCAGGAACTAGCGGCACTTGATGATGAGTTCGTCGTCATCCACTCGCTACCTTGGCTGCGCGGCAGAACAAAGCGGGTGTACTCTCAGGAGTTGCAGGAATACCTGAGGGTCTCTTTGGAGAGAAAGCATTTGTCTGGCGAGGTGGACTTCGTGATCCTGCATGCGGAACTGGGCATGCTTTGCATCGAGACGAAATCGGGGCTGTATCAGCCTTCGGGCGTTCGATTCATTCACGAACGTGACAGATACGAAATCGATCCCCTGACTCAGGTCAAGGACAACACTTTCGTCCTCGTCGAGATGTTAAAGTCCTGGCAGATGAAGTGCCCAGTCGGTTACGCAGTGCACTTTCCAGACTTCGATCTCGAGAGTTCGCAGATTGCCAGTGCGTACGTGCCGCTCGACCGGCAGTTGCCCGACGGTATCCTAATCCTGCAAAAGCATCGTCGGGTCATGCCCTCGCGCATCTTGCAATTGATGGCGCACTGGAAGTCCGCACTAAATTATATGGCGGCCAAGACAACTTCCGCCATGAAATCGATCAATTCCTCGACTCTGTCTGGCCGCGGGAAATGCGGGAAGGGGCTCTTGGTCGTAAGATTGTTGCGGACGGCGAGTTATGGCTTCAATTAG
- a CDS encoding DUF5677 domain-containing protein — protein sequence MLEFSLITQKYQHSYVEHHFSSLEGLHAFSTTFFKDVAEIYDALTRVRNLQRNPTGYSINDAPILGLLVRISKLLKECVKYHEQDNAEVIAIFERPLIEATTLASYLMLNGDAVIADYRKCSYKDRLRLLRELEGGSPFFHTKAGKRLLAAVLEKMEFEGLTKDDFAEQKKNRWRLQGKSFRDIFAEIEHDDLYPATYGMMSESIHGSWNESMDWGLVRNEDGTFSAFTDYHPADIRFVAPIIRFTIKPFRLWLQRINASSSDLQDTVDWIERVNNRLFLTFDSLYSGEYDAKTSKQI from the coding sequence ATGCTGGAATTTTCCCTAATTACCCAAAAATACCAGCATTCCTATGTCGAGCATCATTTTAGCTCTTTGGAAGGGCTACACGCCTTTTCGACCACGTTTTTCAAAGATGTCGCAGAAATTTATGATGCGCTCACGAGGGTGCGCAACCTCCAGCGCAACCCGACAGGGTATTCGATTAACGACGCGCCTATCCTTGGACTCTTGGTCCGAATATCCAAGCTGCTCAAGGAGTGTGTGAAATACCACGAGCAGGACAATGCCGAGGTGATCGCAATTTTTGAGCGTCCCCTCATCGAGGCCACAACTCTCGCCAGCTATCTAATGCTGAACGGTGATGCAGTGATTGCTGACTACCGAAAGTGCTCTTACAAAGATCGGCTTAGACTTCTCAGAGAACTGGAGGGAGGTTCCCCGTTCTTCCACACAAAAGCTGGTAAGCGTTTGCTAGCCGCAGTCCTAGAAAAAATGGAATTTGAAGGATTAACAAAAGACGATTTTGCGGAGCAGAAAAAAAATAGATGGCGTTTACAAGGCAAAAGCTTCCGCGACATTTTCGCTGAAATAGAACACGATGATCTGTATCCTGCCACCTACGGCATGATGTCCGAATCAATTCATGGTTCTTGGAACGAGTCTATGGATTGGGGCTTGGTGCGAAATGAGGACGGCACGTTTTCAGCCTTCACTGATTACCACCCAGCCGATATAAGATTCGTTGCTCCTATTATAAGATTTACCATCAAGCCTTTCAGGCTTTGGCTCCAGCGAATCAATGCTTCAAGTAGTGATCTTCAGGACACGGTAGATTGGATTGAACGAGTTAACAACCGTCTTTTCCTCACCTTTGATAGCCTGTATAGCGGCGAATACGACGCAAAAACCAGCAAACAAATATAG
- a CDS encoding nucleotidyl transferase AbiEii/AbiGii toxin family protein, with the protein MSRSYFELPQAGQREILDEAFNETGRSPSVIEKDIWLTLVLQLLFAMPGRKAMAFKGGTSLSKVHGVIKRFSEDVDITVDFRGLGCEHSVPELLQLSGGKRRKVSDALIAEVGRYTREAVLPYLNDQLQNYGCASECQVSVSDDGESIHVHYPAMSADAKGYLRDHVLVEFGGRNIIDPNAVHSIQPDIAELFEGIVFPKAEKVVVLSPARTFWEKVTLIHAQCNKPIPEGKDRISRHWYDLAMLLQHDVGATAKNDLELLDDVIALKSVFYNSATAHYGRCVSGELNLIPDQDNFPRLEADYYAMERSGMLNGHVYPLGRIMEDLTALQEHVNHLALGRG; encoded by the coding sequence GTGTCAAGATCGTACTTTGAACTACCCCAAGCTGGTCAACGCGAAATCCTAGATGAGGCTTTTAACGAGACTGGTCGCTCGCCAAGCGTCATCGAGAAGGACATTTGGCTGACGCTGGTACTTCAGCTTCTTTTTGCAATGCCCGGCCGAAAGGCTATGGCTTTCAAGGGAGGTACCAGCCTTTCGAAGGTTCATGGCGTGATAAAGCGCTTCTCCGAAGACGTGGACATTACAGTGGATTTCAGAGGGCTGGGCTGCGAGCACAGTGTTCCTGAGCTACTGCAGCTCTCCGGTGGAAAGCGTCGAAAGGTAAGCGACGCCCTCATTGCAGAGGTGGGCCGTTACACCCGTGAGGCCGTATTGCCCTACCTGAATGACCAGCTTCAAAATTATGGATGCGCTTCGGAATGTCAGGTTTCCGTGAGCGATGACGGCGAGTCGATCCATGTCCACTACCCAGCGATGTCGGCAGACGCAAAAGGCTATTTGCGTGATCACGTTCTGGTGGAGTTCGGCGGTCGAAACATCATCGATCCGAATGCGGTCCACTCCATTCAGCCGGACATTGCTGAGCTGTTCGAAGGCATTGTCTTCCCAAAGGCCGAAAAGGTAGTGGTTCTCTCACCGGCCAGGACCTTCTGGGAAAAGGTCACGCTGATTCATGCACAGTGCAACAAGCCCATTCCTGAAGGCAAGGACCGAATCTCACGGCATTGGTACGACCTAGCAATGCTCCTACAGCATGACGTGGGCGCAACTGCCAAGAACGACCTCGAATTGCTTGATGACGTGATAGCGCTCAAGTCGGTCTTCTACAACAGTGCCACAGCACACTATGGTCGGTGTGTCAGTGGTGAGCTGAATCTGATTCCAGACCAGGACAATTTCCCTCGACTTGAGGCCGACTATTACGCCATGGAGCGCTCAGGCATGCTGAACGGGCATGTCTACCCACTGGGACGCATCATGGAAGACCTCACCGCACTTCAAGAGCACGTCAACCACCTAGCGCTAGGCAGGGGCTAG